Part of the Paenibacillus kyungheensis genome, CCCGATGTTAGGGCGAACTTTTGTACCGCTCAAAGAAGTGATCGCGGCGATACTTCATTACAATCCTGAATCGATAGCAGACGTGGTAGTGTATACAGAGCGATTGCCACGTGCCATTATCGGAATAGTAGTAGGAGCAAGTCTAGCGGTTGCAGGTGCATTAATGCAAGCACTGACACGCAATCCATTAGCTTCACCGAGTACATTTGGGATTAATGCAGGAGCTATCTTTTTTGTCGTGATAGCTAGTCTGCTATTTTCGATAACCGAAATGACGCAACTGATGTGGTTTGCTTTTGCAGGGGCATTAGTAGCGGCAGTAATCGTCTATGGATTGGGGTCGATAGGACGAGACGGATTAACACCGATAAAGATTGTACTCGCAGGATCAGCGATTCTGGCGTTATTTACTTCATTTACACAGGCGATGCTTGTTTTAAATGAAACAGGTATGCAAAATGTATTATTCTGGTTAGCTGGAGCGATTGGTGGACGAACATTAGCGATGTTACAACCGGTTCTGCCGTTGCTGACGATTGCAGGTATAACTGCATTATGTATGGGACGAGCGATCAATTTATTTGTCACCGGTGAAGAGATTGCCAAAGGCATGGGACAACGTGTGCTATTACTCAAACTGGTTATTGGTTTGATCATTGTTATTCTTGCAGGTGGTTCGGTGGCTATTGTGGGCGCTGTCGGATTTGTAGGGTTATTTATTCCTCATATTGCACGTGCACTTGTAGGAGCTGATTACCGCTGGATTATTCCATTTTCCGGTGCTTTGGGAGGTTTGTTGTTAATGACAGCAGATCTAGTGGCACGATTAGTGATTATACCGGCAGAGATTCCATTAGGTGTAATGACAGCATTTATCGGGGTACCGTTCTTTATCTATATCGCTCGTAAAGGAGTGACATGGAAATGAACAAACATAGATATTGGACATTACGCAGTCGTTCTGCGAGATTTCATATGCAAGTAGAAAAAAGATCTG contains:
- a CDS encoding FecCD family ABC transporter permease; translated protein: MVLFKSNTAKWCGLIITLLLCIVVLAISPMLGRTFVPLKEVIAAILHYNPESIADVVVYTERLPRAIIGIVVGASLAVAGALMQALTRNPLASPSTFGINAGAIFFVVIASLLFSITEMTQLMWFAFAGALVAAVIVYGLGSIGRDGLTPIKIVLAGSAILALFTSFTQAMLVLNETGMQNVLFWLAGAIGGRTLAMLQPVLPLLTIAGITALCMGRAINLFVTGEEIAKGMGQRVLLLKLVIGLIIVILAGGSVAIVGAVGFVGLFIPHIARALVGADYRWIIPFSGALGGLLLMTADLVARLVIIPAEIPLGVMTAFIGVPFFIYIARKGVTWK